One part of the Aspergillus luchuensis IFO 4308 DNA, chromosome 5, nearly complete sequence genome encodes these proteins:
- a CDS encoding cell wall mannoprotein 1 family protein (COG:S;~EggNog:ENOG410PRQK;~InterPro:IPR021054;~PFAM:PF12296;~SECRETED:SignalP(1-19)), which translates to MKLSIVSILTLGLAAGSLAAPTAVQERDLPTITGVLSSIGTKVDALGSAIQAYNGGDVAKVQQASDTLVTAINNGNTKVSSTAALSSGDALGLPGPVNDLKDKITAVINKLDGKKSLIVKAGKGTQTYNDLTQQKAAAKKLSDTIVSKVPENLQSLAGSIAGGISDAINTGVKDFADQAPKGSKREEAAPLVDAAIAV; encoded by the coding sequence atgaagctctccatcgtctccatcctcaccctcggcCTCGCCGCCGGCTCCCTCGCTGCGCCCACCGCGGTTCAGGAGCGCGAcctccccaccatcaccggCGTCCTTTCCAGCATTGGCACCAAGGTCGACGCCCTGGGCTCCGCTATCCAAGCTTACAACGGTGGCGACGTCGCCAAGGTCCAGCAAGCCTCCGACACTCTGGTGACGGCCATCAACAACGGCAACACTAAGGTCAGCAGCACGGCCGCCCTTAGCAGCGGTGACGCCCTGGGACTCCCCGGCCCCGTCAACGACCTCAAGGACAAGATCACGGCCGTCATCAACAAGCTGGACGGCAAGAAGAGCCTCATCGTCAAGGCCGGCAAGGGCACGCAGACCTACAACGACCTGACTCAGCAGAAGGCTGCTGCCAAGAAGCTGTCCGACACCATCGTCTCTAAGGTCCCGGAGAACCTGCAGAGCCTGGCTGGCTCCATTGCTGGCGGTATCTCTGACGCCATCAACACCGGTGTGAAGGACTTTGCCGATCAGGCACCCAAGGGCTCCAAGCGTGAGGAGGCGGCCCCTCTTGTTGATGCTGCTATTGCGGTCTAG